The Couchioplanes caeruleus sequence CAGCTACGTGATGCTCGCCTACGACGTCCGGGCCGACCTGCTGGAGAACGCCACCGCGCTGACGCCCGGCATCGAGTCGCCGACGATCTCCCCGCTGCACCGCGAGGGGTGGGTCGCCGTCCAGGCCATGGTCCGCCGGGTGGACGTGCACCGGATCATGGACGAGCTGTACGAGCTGGGCGCCCGCGCCATCCTGGTCACCGACATCGCCAACTGCCGGCTGTGAGAGGCCGTTTCGCCGGGCGGGGGGACCTGCCCGGCGGGACGGGCCGCCGCAGTGGCAGAGTGGTGCACGTGAGTACTCCCACGCATGAGGCGGTCGCGTTCCGGCCGCGTCGCATCCGCTGGGTGGCCGGCGTCTCCGCCGCCGCGGTGGTGATCCTCTTCACCGTGCTCAGCTTCGGGCTGCACGGCTCGACCGGCAGCGGCCTCGGGCAGTTCGCGCGTGGTGACCAGAGCGCGATGATCGGCCTCGGTGTGCTCGCCGCCCTGGGCATCCTGGCCTTCACCCGCCCCCGGGTACGCGCGGACGCCGACCACGTGCAGATCCGCAACGTCGTCGGCAACTTCGATCTGCCCTGGTCGGCGGTGCGCGCGGTGCGCTTCGACCGCAACTCGGCCTGGGCGATGCTGGAGCTGCACGACGACGAGACGGTGCCGGTGCACGCGCTCCAGGCGGCCGACAAGGAGTACGCCGTCGAAGGGGTCCGGACGCTGCGGGCCCTTCATTCGGCCGCTTCCTCGTGAGCTGGTAGACTTCCTCGCAGTCGACCACGCCCGCGTCTCGCGGGCGCGAAAGAGGAGCCCGCTGGTTCCCACCCGAATCGCTCTCGCGGCGGTCGG is a genomic window containing:
- a CDS encoding PH domain-containing protein, with the translated sequence MVHVSTPTHEAVAFRPRRIRWVAGVSAAAVVILFTVLSFGLHGSTGSGLGQFARGDQSAMIGLGVLAALGILAFTRPRVRADADHVQIRNVVGNFDLPWSAVRAVRFDRNSAWAMLELHDDETVPVHALQAADKEYAVEGVRTLRALHSAASS